CCAGAACTTCTCCCGCGCTTATCTGCATCACCTGGACAAGTGCGGCGAAATGCTGGGGAGCATGCTCAATACCATCCATAACTTGCGTCATTATCAAGTGCTTATGGCTGGTTTGCGCGAGGCTATTCAACAGGGTACATTGGCCGCCTTTGTCGATGCCTTCTACGCCAAACGCGGGTTACCTGTTCCGCCTTTGGACTGAGTTTTCTGACCCCAAGATTCAACATTTGCAACTGGAGTGCTAAATGAGCTTTTTTATCTCTAATGCCATGGCTGACGCTGCTGCACCTGCTGCAGGCCCAATGGGCGGCGGCTTTGAGTGGATTTTCCTGGTCGGTTTCCTGGTCATCTTCTACCTGATGATCTGGCGTCCACAGGCCAAGCGCGCCAAAGAGCAGAAGAACCTGCTGAGCAGCCTGCAGAAAGGCGACGAAGTTGTGACCACCGGCGGCATCGCCGGCAAGATCACTAAAGTGGCTGATGATTTCGTGGTTCTGGAAGTTTCCGACACCGTCGAAATGAAGTTCCAGAAAGGCGCCATTGCCGCCACGCTGCCAAAA
This region of Pseudomonas mandelii genomic DNA includes:
- the yajC gene encoding preprotein translocase subunit YajC — translated: MSFFISNAMADAAAPAAGPMGGGFEWIFLVGFLVIFYLMIWRPQAKRAKEQKNLLSSLQKGDEVVTTGGIAGKITKVADDFVVLEVSDTVEMKFQKGAIAATLPKGTLKAI